ggcgcactatagttcatttatgtaagtgaggatagcaaaataaagtaaactgtgacatattatacccaaaaattcttcatacagtggactaccagtaatatatatacatatatatacatatatatatatatatatatatatatatatatatatgcgtttTTGTACACATATATATTGCCTGTGTTTTGGGAAAAGATGcaaagttaattttttaatggtgtctatatatatatatatatatatatacacacacacacacaaatatatatagatatgacagcactaccataaatatataataaataatatatttaaataatgtcatttaacaaaaaagtaatttaacaaTTAAAGTACCTGCAGCATAGTTGGAGACTTTTAGTAGCTCaataactgtttttactttCTAACACACAGATGAGTGTTAGAAGAAGAGTACCTTTGGAAGAGTACCTTCCGCCACCAGTACAACTCTCACTGACTGGAATGACACACATTCCAGTCAGTGAGATTTGTGCTGGTGGCAGAAGGTACTCTTCCAAATCCAACTGGGCTGATTACTGATTAGAAGGAATTACGAGAGAGGTCACAGCTGAGTCTGTGGCagacactaacacacacacacacacagtcgtTTTCATTAGCAAACAATGAATTCAGATTGTTAACCAAAAACTGCAAACATCTGACGGAGAGAAAGCACTTGGAATAGGGCGGGATGCCATTGAGGGATGGAGAGACATGGATGGGTGAGTAATAAGCTGTTTATTACTACCCTTATGCAGGGATCATCTCACTCACCGCTCCTGGCTGAGGACAAGCCCCGTGCTTGTCTGTTCAGGTGAACTTATTTTGTTTCGCCTGCTATTTTGAGCTTTCAATACTCAGGGCAGGAGTATTCTTAGCTTTATGAAACACTATATGGCTAAAAATATTTGCACGGTAACTGTGctgtagaaaacaattattgcaCAAAACGTAAACTGTAAATATACTTCATGTGGTAAAATCTAAATTAACATGGGTTTTATTTAATCCAAAATTATCTTCTATTTTTATCAGACTTATAAAGTTATGCAATAATGCTCTTCTTGATATTGTCTCAGCTGTTGCTTAGtatgttttctctcttttttgccTCTCAGGCATACATTTGcaaaaatggaaataatttCAGCTTCACTACGTTTCTAAAGGACCTCACATGGCATCTCCAAGGAGTTTGACAAATCAAAACATAAAACGGCTTTGTTTTGCCCATTTGCCCTTAAagctctttttaaaaaattctcttTTTACTTCTATCCAGTTCTTCTcataatttaaatgaatgagCTGCATGAATACTGTTTAGCGATTGCAGTTCAAGGTCTTTTATTGATTGACACTCACTAAGTTAGCCTAAGAAGCTAATTGCTAAGAAGCATTAGTCCATTCATTCAAGAACCTTGTACATCTCAATGACTTACATCTAAAATGACCACTTAAGCTATTTGATTTTTGTACACTATTAGACTTCCACAAAATTATATAAAGTGTAGGGCTCTCTGAAATTTTGAAGCAGTTCCCACACTCATACTCTAAAATGGCTGTGCTGCCGGTTAGATTCACCAAAACCAAGAGAGACAAACTGGCCCAGGTTTTGTGGGTGCTGAACTGGATATCCATTGTAACAGGAATCATCCTCTTTAGCTTGGGCATCTTTTTGAAAGTGGAAATCAACAAGCGGCAGGATCTAATGGTCGAGCGTCAGCTCCAATCCGTGCCAAACATGCTAATAGCCGTGGGACTTATAGCCTGCGCGATTAACTTTTTGGGAGGAAAGATCTGCTATGACTGTGTGGACACCAACAAGTTCTTACGTTGGAAGTTGGTGATGCTCCCGTACATCATTTGTACGTTTTTCTTCACTCTGAGCGTGCTCGTGGGTGCCTTGATGTGCTACAGCATGCTCGGACAGCTGGAGGAATCGCTAACGTTGGGGCTACGTGATGCTATGCGTTACTACAAGGACACGGACACACCAGGCCGCTGCTTCTTGAAGCGCACAGTGGACCTGCTGCAGATCCAGTTTCAGTGCTGTGGGAACGAGGGCTACAGAGACTGGTTCCACATCCAATGGGTCAGCAACCGATACTTGGACATGTCTCAACGGGAAGTGGTAGAGTAAGTTGGGCctgaaacaaatatttatttaaatatgtaatatttaattagtTGGTTAGTAgttattaaagtgcccctattatgctattttaaaggttcatcattttgttttggaggtctcctaccaTAGGTTTACAtccatccaaggtcaaaaaacactttgattTCATCATAttcattgcagcatcacctgtTTTCTTCACAGCATTGATTCAATCAAGGATATTGTTTTTCTAATCCCCTCCTTTCTCAgtgcctactctgctctgattggtcagattgcCCAATCTGTTGTGATTGGACTACcatgctctgattggtcagatggcccaatctgttgtgattggtctactctgctctgattggtcagatggcccagtctgttttTCGATTGGTCTATTGGTTTCAGAGTATGTAAATGAAACGCcaattaccatatctgaatttcatctctggatcttcctcagcacctgtacacagtgatacgaacagaaACAATGTCGtcagttttaccgtatcaatttgaGCTCAAGTCCTCATCttttggaagtgcatgcaaagtggatttgcttttgcAGCATAGAAAAAAAGTGCCTTTTCGACACTGACAACACGAACCAAAATCTTTCaggtctcagctacaactacagtgtttaaGGGCAGGTTTGCGGCCAGCCAATGAAAACCATAGGCtgacattatgcaaatttgttacaaacctttGTAAGTTTGTGTAGGAAGTAAGACAGGAATTACTGATGgctcgtttcaggcagttcagaatcagttctttcttttgggagacaataactctttgaaccttttacattcacgaacagctatattacacactacatgaagggtaatatccaaaaaatcataatagggggcactaaaataataataaatctgaAATGTCTCCTGATTTTATGGCAAATACTTTTTATTGGCATTATAAGTATAAGGCAAACAATTGcatttatgatacattttacagttccaattttttttttttcttactagcCGTCTACGGAGCAATGTGGAGGGAAAATACTTAATGGATGGAGTTCCCTTCAGCTGTTGCAATGTCAATTCTCCTCGGCCGTGCATTCAGTACCAAATCACCAATAACTCCGCACACTTTAATTACGAGTACCAGACAGAGGAGCTCAACCTGTGGATGAGAGGATGTCGTCAGGCTCTGCTAGATTATTACACCAACATCATGCATTCTATCGGCCTCACTGTTCTGATCATCTGGCTCTTTGAGGTTGGTTGCGGCTATTGCTTTGATAATACATTAGGGAAGGATTCTAAGCTTAACTGATACAATTAATGTGCggtcacattagtgaaatttcATAGGCAAAAAAGGTATTGCTGCTCACATAGATAGCGCTTTAaaaaccaagcagctttttttttggtcaacGCAGCGAATTCgtaaaacaaacttttgtgTGAAATCTGTGTGCGGAAATTTTTCGTTCTCACAAGTAATTCCTGATCacgtggattcctattgaaatgactggatttcacccGCAAAAATGTGACTGCACATTTACAAAACGGACTGTTCATGACACCAGTCCTTGAATTTGATTAGCTAAGCACCATTCCACAAGTGTTGACAGACAAaagcactgcactgtaaaaaattattttcatgatttgttatcacaaaatctttttttgtcagatcaacttagataataaatgtggttcagataacataatattttgagtttctgttgattaaaccaatcgaattcattgtattaactaaattgttttaatttcaatgaactcaaaattttgaggcaaccaggtaacttacttttttaagttaaaccaacaattcttttgtACAGTGTGGGAAGCTTGAGCAGTAAAATGCATTGTAGgagtaaaatacattttcagggAGTGAACgtttcagtgcactggaagaattttgcgattgagacagccattaaaatggccgactccctgatccCTGATTTCATTGACACCCCTATTGTTGTCAATGAAACCCAT
This window of the Ctenopharyngodon idella isolate HZGC_01 chromosome 17, HZGC01, whole genome shotgun sequence genome carries:
- the prph2la gene encoding photoreceptor outer segment membrane glycoprotein 2, with amino-acid sequence MAVLPVRFTKTKRDKLAQVLWVLNWISIVTGIILFSLGIFLKVEINKRQDLMVERQLQSVPNMLIAVGLIACAINFLGGKICYDCVDTNKFLRWKLVMLPYIICTFFFTLSVLVGALMCYSMLGQLEESLTLGLRDAMRYYKDTDTPGRCFLKRTVDLLQIQFQCCGNEGYRDWFHIQWVSNRYLDMSQREVVDRLRSNVEGKYLMDGVPFSCCNVNSPRPCIQYQITNNSAHFNYEYQTEELNLWMRGCRQALLDYYTNIMHSIGLTVLIIWLFELSVLTGVRYLQTSLENVLRQGDPECESDGWLLENSFVETARTNFNIIKHLGKFNQINTASNGDPNIDRPSTAHYGPDNVPPKPLPMSS